CCGAAGGCGTGCGCGCTACCGGCGCGAGCAGTCTCGATGAAATCGTCTATGGCGTGCTGCCGCAAGTGTTGCCGCTTTGGATTTCGTTCGCACTCTATCGCTTCGAGTCGAACGTGCGCTCGGCGATGGTCGTCGGCATGGTCGGCGCGGGCGGTATCGGCGTCGTGCTGTATGAGGCGATCCGCTCGTTCAACTATGCGCAGACGGCCGCGGTGATGCTGATCGTTATCGTGATCGTGTCGCTGATCGATCTTGCTTCGGGCTGGGTGCGCGAGCGCGTAATCTGAACCAGTCTATGAACTTTCGATGCCGAGCGCCGTGATCAGGCGCTCGCGCCGCTCCAGCGCCTGCAGCGAGCGCTTGCCGAGACGGGCCGCAACCAGATTGAGCAGACCCTCGCAGAACACGAGATAGGCGCCCATGCTGTTGCTGAAGAAACTGCTTTCATGCGGGATAAGGAACGCATGACGCGCGGGCGCCACGAGCGGCGACGCGAGCGTGTCGGTGATGGCGATGACGTCGAGCCCGACCTCCTTCGCGGCGAGCGCCGCATCGGCGACGCTGCGCGTATAGGGCGCGACGCTCGCGACAAGCACGACATCGCCGGGCTGCAACTGCGCAAGTCCTTCCGCGACGCCGAGCCCTTGCGAATCGAGCAGTGCGACATCGGTGCGGATCATCCCGAGGCCATAGCACACGAAGCTCGCGAGCGCGCTGAACTGGCGCAGGCCGTGCACGCGCACGCGTTTCGCATTGGCGAGCAGGCGCGCGGCACCGCGCAAATCGTCGGCCGATAACTGCGCGATGAAGCCTTCGACATTGCCGATCGATTCGCGCGCGAGCGACACGACCATATCGACTTCAGGCGCGGCATCGTGCGCGCGCGTCTTGCGGCTCGCAACGATGCGCTCCGCCTGCTGACTATAGAAATGCCGATGCCGCGCGGCGAGGCTGTCGCGAAACACGCTCTGAAAATCGGCGAATCCCGCATAGCCGAGCCGCGTGGACAAGCGCGTGAGCGTGGACGCGTTGATATCGAGCGATGTTGCGAGATCCGTGATGGTGCGCACCGCCACTTCCTCGGGGCGTTCGAGCAGTTTCGCGAGCACGGTATGCGCCTTCGCGCCGAGCGAGACGTTCGCCTCATCTCGGCCGATGCGTATCACGAGCGCGCGCAAGCCATCGACGCTGCGCGGCGGCATCTGCATGTCTGCTTCAGCTTCGCTCGTGCGTTGTCGCTTCTGTTTGCCTGTGTCCATTGATCATCCGGTACCGGGCGGGCTGCCCGGGATGTTCGTGAACTCGCCATTCTATGTGAGACGCATGAATCGTAATGGCGGCGGTGGCGAGCGTGTTTTCGGCGTCGGGGTCGTCGGGTTGCGTGCGATGGATCGGCAATGCAGCATCTTCGCGATCGGCGAGTATCGCGAGCGGATCGATTGCTTCGTTCGATGCGAGCAGCGCATCGCCGCGTATCTGCCGATGATGCGACGAATCCGTGATGATCTGCTTAAAGCCGCGCATCGCGGGATGAATCGCATGATTCGCATGCAGCGAAGGCGTTTGCACTTCAAGCACCGAGCAATCATGCGCGCTGAATTCGACGCTCAACAGCGCCGTGTTCGCGCAAGCGCCGAGCGTCAGATGGAAGCCGCCCGCACGCGGGTTATCGCGCACAATGGAGATGGCTTCATCGAGATTCGCCGCATCGAGAATCGCGCGCGTGAGCACCATGCGCGGAACGCCCGCGACGATGTCACGCTGTCGCAGATTGTTGACGGTCATCGCCAGGCCGGCGTTCGTGACGGCGAACGTGTGTCCCGGCAGCGAGCCGGGATAAACGAAAGCCGCGAATTGCGGGCCGCCTTCGATCTCGCACTGGGCGATCGCGCAATGTCCCGCGAAGCCGGGAGAACCGTCCTCGTTATGAGCGATGTGTCGAACATCCGCGCCTGGACGTTGCACAGTGGTGCAGCCATCCGGCGACATTGCCCAGACATCGCCTCGGCAATTCCAGAGGAAAACGTCTTCGAAGGGCAGGGCGAGGCCGGCAGCCAGCCCTTGAAGTTCGTCCCACGCGCGCGGGAAGCGTTCGCGCACGAGCGCGGCCATTGCGTGATACGTGGCGCTGCCGCGCCATTGCATGACCGTTTGCCACGCATGTGTGTTCAGCAAGTGTGTGTGAACCGCGTAAGCGCCGAAGCGCCCGAGCGCTTCGCCCGCATCGCGCGGTGAGCCGGAGATTTCGATAAAGCCGAGTGCCGCCATAAATTCAGGTGATTCGAGAAAAGTTATTCGACGTGAAGGAAGTCGCGCACGGGAGTTTCATGAGCGATTCCTGGTTGGAGTAGTGACAGTCACGCAGTGCAATCCGATTTGCTTGTATGTATTGTACGCAAATTTATTTGCAACTAAGGAATGCGCACAACTGCGCCGCGGGAAGGCGCGGTCGATCAAACGCGAAGTGGAGTCAGGCGCAGCTTGCCTGTGAGAGCACGTCGAGGAACTGCGTGCCGGCATCGGCGAGCATGCCGGAATTGTCGATTGTCACGACGCGCGCCTGCGACGGCAATCCGAACGCCGGCCGCCGCGCAAGACGCGCTTCGATCTGCCGCGCGTCTTCGCGTCCGCGGCGCGCGAGACGTGACGCGAGCACGGACGTGGTTGCATCGATATGCACGAACTGCGCGTCGGGATAGCGTTCGAGCGCGAGTTCCGCGTGCTGCCGCGAGCCGTTCACGACGACCGGCATGCCGCGCGCGAGCCACGCATCCAGTTCGATGCCGATGCCGTAGCGCAGCCCGAGGCTTTCCCAATGCATCGCGAAGAGGCCGTACGAAAGCCTCGTCGCGAATTCGTCATGTGTGAGCGCGATATGGTTCTCGCCATCTGCAACAGCGCGCGTGATATAGCGGTGCGCGAACATCACGCGCGCGCCCACGCGTTCGCGCGCGAAGCCGAGCAGCGAGTCCTTGCCCGCGCCCGAAGGTCCCATCACATAGATCAGTTTTGCGCTTGTTACCCGGGTCATGCCACGTCCTGTGCGTTGTTGAACGGCAGGCGCTGCCACAGCGTGAACGGCGCGCCCGGCTCGGGTTCGATGAAGAGCGCCGCGCCATGTACCGGCATCGGGCCGAGCGCATCGATGCGTCGCGTCCAGTCCGATACGATCGACGCGCGCGCGTGTGCGTCATCGAGCGAATCGGAAAGCGTCATGTGGAAGCGGTATTCGTCGAAGACATACGGATAGCCCCATTCGCGCAACAGTGCGATTTGCCGTGCGCTCATGCCACCGACAATGCGCCGCTCGATGCTCTCGTGCGACGGCCGCTCGCGCAACGCGGCGAGCGCCTGCAACGCGCTGCCGGAGAGCGTGCGAAGCGCGTCGTCGTCGCGTGCGTGGGCGGGACGCAGCGCGACGAAGCGGCTCAGTTCCGCAGCCTTCACCTGCATCTCGAAGCGCGGCACCGAACCGGCCCACGCACGCGCGCAGGCGAGCACGTCCGCCAGTTCGACGCCCGCCGCCATATGAAACGGCGCGACGATCGTGGCGTGCCAGCCATAGCGGCGCGGTGCGCGCGTCACGTCGTGCGCGGGCGTGTCGGTTTCGCGGCCGTTCTCGGCGTCGCGGCCGAGCCACTCGCAGCCTGCGCGCCACCACGCGGACGAAGCGGGCGGCGCGTAATAAAGCGCAACGCGCGGATTGCGGGCATTCACTTGCGCGACGATCATAGGTCGTGCTCGACCATCAGTTGCACGCGATCCGCCGCAAAATGCGTGATGCCGTATTTGATGGGCACGCCTTCTTCGTCGACATCGACGTTCTCGACCCACAGCACCGGCTGCTGCCGGTTGATCTGCAACCGGCGCGCAACATCCGACGAAGGCAACACGCTGCCGATACGGCTCCACTTGCGCATGTAATCGTTCACGCCGAACTTCTTGAGCGCCGCGCTCACGCCGCCTGCCGCTTCGATCGCCGCGGGCAGGTCGTTGAAACGTGCGGCCGGATACCAGTTGCGCGCGTAGGTCATCGGAATGCCGTCGGAATCGTGGCGCGTTTCGATCTGATAGACGAGCGTTCCCGCGCGCACGCCGAGCGCCTTGGCGACGGTCGGATCGGCCTTCACGCGCTCGGACGTGAGCACCACACCCGCCGACGCATGCTTCTGGCGGCGCAGGTTTTCGGTGAAACGCGTGCGGCGGCCGATCTGATAATCGATTGCGCCGGGCTGCACGAACGTGCCGCGTCCCTGCTCGACGCTGACCAGCCCCGTCGCCGCGAGCCTGAGCATCGCGCGCCGCACGGTGTGGCGGTTCACGTCGAAACGTCGCGCCAGTTCCGCTTCGCTCGGCAGGCGTCCTTCCTCGCCGAAGCTCTTCGCGGCGATCTCGGCGGAAAGGATCTGCTCGATCTGCCGCCACACCGCAACTCCCGCGCCGCGCTCCACGGCGTGTCCCGGAGCGGCGTTTTCAGTGGATGTCATTGCGCTGTCATTCCTGTCGGTTTGAATATCGTTCTCTGGATTGTAGTGCGCAACTCGTGATGGAAATGTGAAAGCCGGACTACATGACCAAACGTCTAGACGACTAGATAAGGCAACGAGTAGCATACGACGACCGAACCCTTTTCAGACATAGGGAAAGCGATGAGTATTTCGATGGAGTCGCAGCACGCGACAAGCCGCCGCGAATGGATGGCGGTGCTCGCGCGCACGCCGCGCGACGTGCTGAAAGCCGCGCTCGATGCGGCGCTCGACGGCGCGCCGCCGCCCGCTTACGAGTGGCTGCGCGCGCCGGATATCGGCCTTGCGATGGTGCGCGGGCGCATCGGCGGCACGGGCGATGCGTTCAATCTCGGCGAAGCGACCGTCACGCGCGCAACGCTGCGTCTGCGTACCGGCGAGGGCAGCGCGCCGGTTGGCGTCGCCGTGCATCTGGGCCGCGACAAGGAACGCGCGACGCTCGCCGCGCTCGCGGATGCCTTGTTGCAGACGCCACATCATGCGCAGCGTTTGCAGACGCAACTGATCGAACCGCTCGCCGCGCGCATCGCCGATGAACGGCGGCGCAAGGAAACCGAAGCGGCCACGACCAAGGTCGAATTCTTCACGATGGTGAGAGGCGAATGATGACTATCGACATGACCACGCTCGTACCGGGCTTCAACGACACCGTGCACGACGCGCAGCGCGTGTTCCGCGCGTTGCTCGATGCGCTGTCGCGTCCGGGCGGCATCGTCGCGATCGATGCCGCGCTGCCCGACAACCATGCCATGCGCGATGCGCTGGCCGGCCGCGTGCCGCTTGCGGCGTTCGCGTCGTTGCTGGCGCTGACCGATTATTCGACGCCCGTGTTCATCGAAGGCGAGAACACCGTGCTCGGCGACGCGCTGCGCTTCCATGCCAGTGCGCCCGTGACGCGTGACCGGCGTGCGGCCGCGTTCGCCTATATCGACGATGCACGCAACATGCCCGCGCTCGATGCATTCGCGCAGGGCGACAGCGAAACGCCGGAGGACGCAGCGACGCTGTTTATCCGCGTGCCGTCGCTGACCGAAGGCGAGCCGCTCGTGTGGCGCGGGCCGGGCATCGCGGAGTCGCGCACGGTCGCCATTGCGGGGCTCACGCGCGCGTTCTGGCAGCAGCGCGCGGCGCTCACCGCGCTGTTTCCGTGCGGCATCGACTGCTATTTCGTGGCGGGCGGCGCGCTCATCGGCTTGCCGCGCACGACGCAAGTGGAGGTGTACTGATGTACGTCGCAGTCAAGGGTGGCGAACGCGCCATCGAACGTTCGTGGGATGTGCTCGCAAAGAAGCGCCGCGGCGATCCGGCCGTGCCCGAGCTTTCCGTCGCGCAGATTCGCGAGCAGATGCGCCTGGCTGTTGCGCGCGTGATGACCGAAGGCTCGGTCTACGACGAAGACCTGGCCGCGCTCGCGATCAAGCAGGCAGCGGGCGATCTCGTCGAGGCGATCTTCCTGCTGCGCGCATATCGCACGACGCTGCCGCGCTTCGGGTACACGCTGCCGGTCGATACGGAAGCGATGTGCGTCGAGCGGCGCATTTCGGCGGCGTTCAAGGACATTCCCGGCGGCCAGATGCTGGGCGGCACGTACGACTACACGCAGCGTCTGCTGGACTTCAGTCTGCTCGCGGAAGGCGAACAAGTTGCTGATGCAACTATCGAACCGAAGACACCGAAGACGCCGAAGACGCCGGACACGAGCGCGATGCCGCGCGTGCTGTCCATGCTCGACAAGGAAGGGCTGATCGAACAGGAACGTGTGCGGGAAAACGCGCCGGAGCCGGGCGATCTGTCGCGCGAGCCGCTGTCTTTTCCCGTAGATCGTTCCACGCGATTGCAAAACCTCGCACGCGGCGACGAAGGTTTTCTGCTCGCGGTCGGCTATGCGACGCAGCGCGGCTATGCGCACAGCCATCCGTTCGCGGGCGAGATTCGTCATGGCGAAGTGGCGGTCGAAATGCATATCGACGAACTCGGCTTTGCTGTCGAGATCGGCGATATCGACATCACCGAATGCCAGATGATCAATCAGTTCGCGGGCAGCGGCGATGTGCCGCCGACCTTCACGCAAGGCTACGGTCTCGCGTTCGGCCACTCGGAGCGCAAGGCCATGGCGATGGCGCTGGTGGACCGCGCGTTGCGTGCGGACGAACTCGGCGAGACGATAGGCTCGCCGACGCAAGACCCCGAATTCGTGCTGTATCACAGTGACAACGTGGAAGCGTCCGGTTTCGTTCAGCATTTGAAGCTGCCGCATTACGTCGACTTCCAGTCCGAGCTGGAGTTGCTGCGCCGCTTGCGCGCGGCCCACGGCGCGGACGACATCAAGGAGAATGCGGCATGAACGCGCTCACCGAAGGCTATAACTTCGCCTACCTCGACGAGCAGACTAAACGCATGATCCGCCGCGCGCTGCTCAAGGCGGTGGCGGTGCCGGGCTATCAGGTGCCGTTCGCGTCGCGCGAAATGCCCTTGCCTTACGGATGGGGAACGGGCGGCTTGCAGGTCACTTCGGCGATCATCGGCGCGAACGATACGCTGAAGGTCATCGATCAAGGTTCCGATGAAACGACGAATGCGGTCAATATCCGCCGCTTCTTCGCGCGCACGGCGGGCGTCGCGACCACGACGCGCACCGCCGATGCAAGCATCGTGCAAACGCGCCACCGCATTCCCGAGACGCCGCTGACGGACAAGCAGATCCTCGTCTATCAGGTGCCGATGCCCGAGCCGCTGTTCCGCCTCGAACCGCGCGTGACGGAATGCCGGAAGCTGCACGCGCTCGCTGACTACGGGCTTATCAACGTGAAATATTATGAAGATATCGTGCAGCACGGCAGCATTGCGACCACTTACGATTATCCTGTGCTCGTGAACGGCCGCTATCTGACTTCGCCGTCGCCCATTCCGAAGTTCGATAACCCGAAGATGCACATGAATCCTGCGCTGCAACTGTTCGGCGCGGGCCGCGAGCGGCGCATCTATGCCATTCCGCCTTATACCGAAGTGAAGAGTTTAGATTTCGAGGATCATCCTTTCAGCGTGCAGAAATGGGAGCACGCCTGCGCGCTGTGCGGCTCGCACGAGAGCTTTCTCGACGAGATGATCGTCGACGACCAGGGCACGCGCATGTTCGTCTGCTCGGACAGCGATTACTGTCACAGCCGCCGTGACAATGAAGGCGATGCAGGCGTTGAAGAGGTGCCGCGATGAAACCACTGCTGAAAGCGACGCGCCTCACGAAGCGTTACGACGGACGCGGCGGCTGCGTCGATGTCGATCTCGATGTCCATGCGGGCGAAGTGTTGTGTATCGTCGGCGAATCGGGATCGGGCAAATCGACATTGCTGAACGCGCTTGCATTGCGCAGCGACATCGACGGCGGCGCGCTTGCCTACACCACGCGCGAAGCCGAAACGCTCGATCTGCTGACGCTCGCCGAGCCGCGCAGGCGTTTGCTCTCGCGCACCGAATGGGGCTTCGTGCATCAGAACGCGCGCGACGGCCTGCGTCGCAACGTATCGGCGGGGGCGAACATCGGCGAGCCGCTGATGGCCATCGGCGCGCGCCACTATGGCCGTCTGCGCGAAACGGCGGCGGACTGGATGAACCGCGTCGAACTGGATGCCGCGCGCATCGACGAATTGCCTTCGGCGTTTTCGGGCGGCATGCAACAACGTCTGCAAATCGCGCGTAATCTGGTGACCGGCCCGCGCCTCGTGTTCATGGACGAACCCACCGCCGGGCTCGACGTCTCCGTGCAGGCGCGGCTGCTCGATCTCCTGCGCACGCTGACGAACAGGCTGCATCTCGCGGCGGTGATCGTCACGCATGATATCGGCGTTGCGCGCTTGCTTGCGCATCGGCTGATGGTGATGAAGGACGGGCGCGTCGTCGAAAGCGGCCTGACGGATCAGGTGCTCGACGATCCGCAACATCCTTATACGCAGACGCTCGTCGCGTCCGTGCTGCCCGTTTGAGGTGCGAGACATGACCATGAATTCTTTTATCGACAACGATCGTTTGATGTTGCAGGCACGCGGCATCGAAAAGACTTTCACGCTGCATCAGCAGGGCGGGGCGCGCATCGCGGCGTTGTCGGGCGTATCGCTCGATGTCGAACGCGGCGAATGCGTCGTGCTCGCGGGCGCATCGGGCGCGGGCAAGAGCACGCTGCTGCGTTGCATGTACGGCAACTATCTCGCGACGCGCGGCACGATCGCGATTCGCGACGACAGCAACGCCGCGCGCCACGTCATGCTGACGGACGCCGCGCCGCACGACATCATCCGTCTGCGCAATACGACGATGGGCTACGTAAGCCAGTTCCTGCGCGCAATTCCGCGGGTGTCGTCGCTCGATCTCGTGGCCGAGCCGCTGGTGTCGCGCAACGTGAACGAAGACGAAGCGCGCGAACGCGCGAGCGTGCTGCTCGAACGCCTCAACGTGCCGCGCCGCTTGTGGACGCTTGCGCCCGCCACGTTCTCGGGCGGCGAGCAACAGCGCGTGAATATCGCGCGCGGGCTGATCGCGGCGCATCCGCTTCTGTTGCTCGACGAACCCACCGCGTCGCTCGATGCGGAAAACCGCGACGTGGTCGCCGATCTGATCGTCGAGGCGCGCGAGCGCGGCGCCGCGATCGTCGGCATCTTTCACGACGAAGACACGCGCGAGCGCGTCGCGACCCGCATCGTGCGGCTTGCGAGCGCCGCCGCCGCGGGCGATCGACCCGCCGTTCAAACCGATTCCGGAGTGTTGCAGACATGCTGATCAAGAATGCGCGCATCGTGACGCGCGACGAAGATTTCGTGGGGACCGTGCGAGTCGAGGACGGACTCATCGCGGAGATCGCGCCGGGCAATACGTCGGCGCGCGAAGCAGTGGACTGGGACGGCGACTATCTGTTGCCGGGCTTCGTCGAACTGCATACGGACAACATCGAAAAGCATCTCGCGCCGCGTCCGGGCGTGTTGTGGAATCATGAAGCCGCGATCATCGTGCACGATGCGCAAGTGGCCGCCGCCGGCATCACGACCGTGTTCGATGCATTGGGCGTGGGTTCGCGTCCCGAAGACGGCGTGCGCGGCCGCGAGTTGCAAGTGCGTTGCGCGCAGTCGATCGGCAAGTTCGCCGCGCGCGGTCTGCTGCGCGCCGATCACCTGCTGCATCTGCGTTGCGAAGTGGGCACGACGGATGTCGTCGAAGTGTTCGATTCGCTGTCGTCGCATCCGCTCTTCAGGCTCGCATCCGTGATGGATCACACGCCGGGCCAGCGGCAATGGCAGGACCACGAGAAATGGCGCAGATATCAGGAGCGTCACGGCAAATGGAGCGACGAACACGCCAACAAGATTCTCGTCGAGCTGGCCGAGCATCAGGCGCGCTACGCCGCCAAGCATCGCGCGGATATCGTCGCGCGATGCAAGCATCTGAACATCTCGCTCGCCAGCCACGACGACACGCTCGTCGAGCATGTCGAGGAAGCGGCGCGCGACGGCATCGCGCTTGCCGAATTCCCGACGACGCTCGACGCCGCGCGCGCCGCACGTGCGCACGGCATCGCAACGATCATGGGCGCGCCGAACGTCGTGCGCGGCGGCTCGCATTCGGGCAACGTGTCGGCGCTCGAACTGGCGCACGAAGGCTTGCTCGACATTTTGTCGTCGGATTATGTGCCGTCGAGCCTGCTGATCGCGGTGTTCGATCTCGTCGCGAAGGCGGGCTGGTCGCTGCCGCGCGCGGTCGCGACCGTCTCGTGGGCGCCGGCGCACGCAGCGGGACTCGCCGACCGCGGCGCAGTCGCCACAGGCCTGCGCGCCGACTTCGTGCGCGTGGCTTCGGCGGACGGCTTGCACGTGCCGCGCGAAACCTATCGCGAGGGACGGCGCGTGTCCTGAGCGGCAGCGCTTCTTTTGACTCTGACTTTCCTGACAGCCACACGTCAGCGCTTCGTCATACGCGGGTAAGCCCGCGTTGACGAGGCGCAAGCTTCTTAAGTACCCTCACTCGCGTGTTCGCTATGTGAATCGGTGTTCGCCTGTCGAACTTTTCTGACCGATTACTTTTGGAAAGGGAATCAAGTGAGTAGAAGTCCTGCCGTGAACGTACAGACGTTCATCAACGAGCATCCGTTCTCGCCGTTTCAGTGGCTCATCTTCGCGATGTGCTTCGTCATCGTGTTGCTGGACGGATTCGATACCGCCGCGATCGGCTTCATTGCGCCGTCGCTCGTCGCCGAATGGAAGATCAGCCGGCCGGCGCTCGCGCCTGTTCTGAGCGCCGCGCTGTTCGGTCTGGCCGCGGGCGCGCTGCTGTCCGGGCCGCTGTCGGACAAGCTCGGCCGCCGCGCAATGTTGCTGTCGTCCGTGCTGCTGTTCGGCGTCGCGTGTCTCGCGTCGTCGTTCTCGGCGGACCTCACGCAATTGACGGCGCTGCGCTTCGTCACCGGTCTGGGCCTCGGCGCTGCCATGCCGAACGCCGTCACGATGATGAGCGAATTCTGCCCCGACCGCCGCCGCGCGACGCTGATCAACCTGATGTTCTGCGGCTTTCCGCTGGGCGCGGCGTTCGGCGGTTTTCTCGCCGCGTGGATGATCCCGCATTTCGGCTGGCGCAGCGTGCTGCTGCTCGGCGGCATCGCGCCGCTGGTGCTGTCGGTGCTGCTCATCGCGACGATGCCGGAATCCGTGCGCTATATGGTGGCGAAGGCCAGGCCGGTCGAGAAGATTCGCGCGACGCTCGCGCGCATTTCGTCAGAGGCGATGCAGGCCGGTTCGTTCTTCATGACCGAGGCAGCGCCCACGGTTGCCGGACAAAGCGGAATGAGCGTGGTGCTGTCGCGCTCGTATATCGTCGGGTCGGTGATGTTGTGGATCGCGTATTTCATGGGCCTCGTGATCTTCTACGCATCGATCAACTGGATGCCGATTCTGCTCAAGGAGTCGGGCCTCGCGCCGCAAACCGCGACGCTGATCTCCGCGTTGTTCCCGCTGGGCGGCGTCGGCGCGGTGCTGTGCGGCGTGCTGATGGACAAGTTCAACGCGAACCGCATCATCGCCGTGTGTTATGCGTTGACGGCCGTGAGCGTCTATCTGATCGGCCAGGCGGTGGGCAACGTGGGCCTGCTCGTGCTCGTCGTGTTCCTGGCGGGCGTGCTGATGAACACCGCGCAATCGTCGATGCCCGCGCTCGCCGCCGCGTTCTATCCGACGCAAGGGCGCGGCACCGGCGTCGCGTGGATGCTCGGCATCGGACGCTTCGGCGGCATCGCGGGTTCGTTTCTCGTCGCCGAACTGACGCGTCTGCACTTCAGCTTCGGCGGCATCTTCGCGACCGTTGCCGTGGCGGGTCTGGTTTCGGCCGTCGCGCTTTTGATCAAGCAGGCCGCGCATCCGCAAACGGCCATGACGAAGGATCTCAAGGCGGCGGGTCCGGTCGGGCATTGATTCGAATGGTATTGCCGTAACGGGTTGCCGTAACGTATCGCCCCGCGTGATGAATGCATCGCGCGGGGCGATGTGCATTTGGGGCCGCGCGCGCCGCTAAAGATCGCTCTCGACTTGCCGTTAAATTGCACGCAGCTTTCGATATCGGGGCGGCGTCGCAGCCGCGTGCGCAAACGTAAAAGCCTCGCGATCGAAGCCGCATACAGGCGCTGTCCCCGGCACATTCATCGGCCCCTTCATGGGCCCCTTCGACCAGATCGTGAAAAAACTCTCCTTCAAGACCAAGCTCATGAGCACCGTGGGCTTCGTATGGCTCAGTCTGATTCTGCTGTGCGTACTCAACGCGGTATCCACGAAACACTCGCTGATGCAGAACCGTCAAGGCGCGCTTGCCGAGCAAGTGCAGTCGGCGACGAGCGTCGTCAGGTTTTATGTGAAGCAGGCGCAAAGCGGCGCGCTTCCCGAAGAAGAAGCAAAGAGACTCGCCATCGCGAGCGTGCGCGCGATTCGTTACGGCACGAACGGCTATCTCGGCATCCTCGATTCGAAGCTGTTTCAGATCCTGAATCCCGTGCGCCCGGACACGGAGAACAAGATCAACGATTTCGTCGACAGTACCGGCAAGCATTTCACCGGCGAAATCGTGAAGCACGGTCTCGACGGCTCGCACGTCACGACCTATCTGTATCCGAAGCCCGGCGAGCAGGAGCCGCTGCCCAAGATCACCTACGGCGACTACGTGCGCGAGTGGGACTGGCATGTCTACACGG
This portion of the Caballeronia insecticola genome encodes:
- the phnK gene encoding phosphonate C-P lyase system protein PhnK, giving the protein MKPLLKATRLTKRYDGRGGCVDVDLDVHAGEVLCIVGESGSGKSTLLNALALRSDIDGGALAYTTREAETLDLLTLAEPRRRLLSRTEWGFVHQNARDGLRRNVSAGANIGEPLMAIGARHYGRLRETAADWMNRVELDAARIDELPSAFSGGMQQRLQIARNLVTGPRLVFMDEPTAGLDVSVQARLLDLLRTLTNRLHLAAVIVTHDIGVARLLAHRLMVMKDGRVVESGLTDQVLDDPQHPYTQTLVASVLPV
- the phnL gene encoding phosphonate C-P lyase system protein PhnL encodes the protein MTMNSFIDNDRLMLQARGIEKTFTLHQQGGARIAALSGVSLDVERGECVVLAGASGAGKSTLLRCMYGNYLATRGTIAIRDDSNAARHVMLTDAAPHDIIRLRNTTMGYVSQFLRAIPRVSSLDLVAEPLVSRNVNEDEARERASVLLERLNVPRRLWTLAPATFSGGEQQRVNIARGLIAAHPLLLLDEPTASLDAENRDVVADLIVEARERGAAIVGIFHDEDTRERVATRIVRLASAAAAGDRPAVQTDSGVLQTC
- a CDS encoding alpha-D-ribose 1-methylphosphonate 5-triphosphate diphosphatase; protein product: MLIKNARIVTRDEDFVGTVRVEDGLIAEIAPGNTSAREAVDWDGDYLLPGFVELHTDNIEKHLAPRPGVLWNHEAAIIVHDAQVAAAGITTVFDALGVGSRPEDGVRGRELQVRCAQSIGKFAARGLLRADHLLHLRCEVGTTDVVEVFDSLSSHPLFRLASVMDHTPGQRQWQDHEKWRRYQERHGKWSDEHANKILVELAEHQARYAAKHRADIVARCKHLNISLASHDDTLVEHVEEAARDGIALAEFPTTLDAARAARAHGIATIMGAPNVVRGGSHSGNVSALELAHEGLLDILSSDYVPSSLLIAVFDLVAKAGWSLPRAVATVSWAPAHAAGLADRGAVATGLRADFVRVASADGLHVPRETYREGRRVS
- a CDS encoding MFS transporter; its protein translation is MSRSPAVNVQTFINEHPFSPFQWLIFAMCFVIVLLDGFDTAAIGFIAPSLVAEWKISRPALAPVLSAALFGLAAGALLSGPLSDKLGRRAMLLSSVLLFGVACLASSFSADLTQLTALRFVTGLGLGAAMPNAVTMMSEFCPDRRRATLINLMFCGFPLGAAFGGFLAAWMIPHFGWRSVLLLGGIAPLVLSVLLIATMPESVRYMVAKARPVEKIRATLARISSEAMQAGSFFMTEAAPTVAGQSGMSVVLSRSYIVGSVMLWIAYFMGLVIFYASINWMPILLKESGLAPQTATLISALFPLGGVGAVLCGVLMDKFNANRIIAVCYALTAVSVYLIGQAVGNVGLLVLVVFLAGVLMNTAQSSMPALAAAFYPTQGRGTGVAWMLGIGRFGGIAGSFLVAELTRLHFSFGGIFATVAVAGLVSAVALLIKQAAHPQTAMTKDLKAAGPVGH